The following are encoded in a window of Rosa chinensis cultivar Old Blush chromosome 4, RchiOBHm-V2, whole genome shotgun sequence genomic DNA:
- the LOC112197924 gene encoding TBC1 domain family member 13 isoform X1 yields MYNQMVKKRVPEWLNSSLWSSPPSAPPIDDDRTQRYTSKPSTATTTSSDSVVEPPLPVPPPSSVRAEPPPEPQPADSISDHEDKAAASPSPEEFSRQSQLLAELSKKTINVRELRKIASQGIPDGAGVRSTVWKLLLGYLPPDRALWPLELAKKRSQYKHFKDELLMNPSEITRKLEDNGTSCDSEESKSKGLLSRSHIAHGEHPLSLGKSSIWNQFFQDTEIIEQIDRDVKRTHPDMHFFSGDSQFAKSNQDALKNILVVFAKLNPGIRYVQGMNELLAPLYYVFKNDPDEEYAAAAEADTFFCFVELLSGFRDHFCQQLDNSVVGIRSTITRLSQLLKEHDEELWRHLEITTKVNPQFYAFRWITLLLTQEFNFADSLHIWDTLLSDSEGPQETLLRVCCAMLILVRRRLLAGDFTSNLKLLQHYPPTNISHLLYVANKLRVQLSG; encoded by the exons ATGTATAACCAAATGGTAAAGAAGCGAGTCCCGGAATGGCTCAACAGCTCGCTCTGGTCTTCTCCTCCCTCTGCTCCTCCCATCGACGACGATCGAACTCAACGCTACACCTCCAAGCCTTCCACCGCCACAACCACTAGCTCCGACTCCGTCGTCGAGCCTCCGCTTCCCGTGCCGCCTCCCTCCTCCGTCAGAGCAGAGCCTCCTCCCGAGCCTCAACCCGCCGATTCAATCTCCGATCACGAAGACAAGGCCGCCGCCTCCCCTTCCCCCGAGGAATTCTCTCGCCAGTCTCAGCTCCTGGCcgag CTATCAAAGAAGACTATAAATGTGCGTGAGTTGCGGAAAATTGCGTCGCAGGGTATTCCAGATGGTGCTGGTGTGCGTTCCACGGTCTGGAAG CTATTACTTGGATATTTACCACCGGATCGGGCGCTTTGGCCATTGGAGTTGGCTAAAAAGAGGTCACAGTATAAGCATTTTAAAGACGAGCTCTTGATGAATCCT TCAGAAATCACACGGAAGTTAGAGGATAACGGCACAAGTTGTGATAGTGAAGAATCAAAAAGCAAGGGCTTGTTATCAAGATCACATATAGCTCATGGGGAGCATCCATTGAGTCTTGGAAAGTCCAGCATTTGGAATCAGTTCTTCCAG GACACAGAGATTATAGAACAGATTGACCGAGATGTAAAGCGCACTCATCCAGATATGCACTTTTTCTCAGGGGACTCTCAATTTGCTAAATCTAATCAG GATGCTTTGAAGAACATCCTGGTTGTATTTGCAAAGCTAAATCCCGGTATAAGATATGTTCAAGGGATGAATGAACTTTTGGCGCCACTGTACTATGTCTTCAAAAATGATCCTGATGAGGAATATGCG GCCGCAGCTGAAGCAGACacattcttttgttttgttgaatTATTGAGTGGCTTCCGCGATCATTTCTGTCAGCAACTTGATAATAGTGTTGTGGGAATACGTTCCACAATAACAAGATTGTCACAACTTTTAAAGGAACATGATGAAGAGCTATGGCGTCATCttgagatcacaaccaaa GTCAACCCCCAGTTTTACGCATTTAGGTGGATCACTCTCCTCTTGACCCAGGAGTTCAATTTTGCGGACAGCCTCCACATTTGGGACACACTTTTAAGTGACTCTGAAGGTCCTCAG GAAACCCTTCTCCGAGTATGTTGTGCAATGCTGATTCTCGTTCGGAGGCGCTTACTAGCAGGCGATTTTACCTCTAATCTCAAACTACTGCAGCACTATCCTCCCACAAACATTAGCCATCTGCTCTATGTTGCCAACAAGTTGCGTGTACAATTGTCAGGCTAA
- the LOC112197924 gene encoding TBC1 domain family member 13 isoform X2: MYNQMVKKRVPEWLNSSLWSSPPSAPPIDDDRTQRYTSKPSTATTTSSDSVVEPPLPVPPPSSVRAEPPPEPQPADSISDHEDKAAASPSPEEFSRQSQLLAELSKKTINVRELRKIASQGIPDGAGVRSTVWKLLLGYLPPDRALWPLELAKKRSQYKHFKDELLMNPSEITRKLEDNGTSCDSEESKSKGLLSRSHIAHGEHPLSLGKSSIWNQFFQDTEIIEQIDRDVKRTHPDMHFFSGDSQFAKSNQDALKNILVVFAKLNPGIRYVQGMNELLAPLYYVFKNDPDEEYAVNPQFYAFRWITLLLTQEFNFADSLHIWDTLLSDSEGPQETLLRVCCAMLILVRRRLLAGDFTSNLKLLQHYPPTNISHLLYVANKLRVQLSG; this comes from the exons ATGTATAACCAAATGGTAAAGAAGCGAGTCCCGGAATGGCTCAACAGCTCGCTCTGGTCTTCTCCTCCCTCTGCTCCTCCCATCGACGACGATCGAACTCAACGCTACACCTCCAAGCCTTCCACCGCCACAACCACTAGCTCCGACTCCGTCGTCGAGCCTCCGCTTCCCGTGCCGCCTCCCTCCTCCGTCAGAGCAGAGCCTCCTCCCGAGCCTCAACCCGCCGATTCAATCTCCGATCACGAAGACAAGGCCGCCGCCTCCCCTTCCCCCGAGGAATTCTCTCGCCAGTCTCAGCTCCTGGCcgag CTATCAAAGAAGACTATAAATGTGCGTGAGTTGCGGAAAATTGCGTCGCAGGGTATTCCAGATGGTGCTGGTGTGCGTTCCACGGTCTGGAAG CTATTACTTGGATATTTACCACCGGATCGGGCGCTTTGGCCATTGGAGTTGGCTAAAAAGAGGTCACAGTATAAGCATTTTAAAGACGAGCTCTTGATGAATCCT TCAGAAATCACACGGAAGTTAGAGGATAACGGCACAAGTTGTGATAGTGAAGAATCAAAAAGCAAGGGCTTGTTATCAAGATCACATATAGCTCATGGGGAGCATCCATTGAGTCTTGGAAAGTCCAGCATTTGGAATCAGTTCTTCCAG GACACAGAGATTATAGAACAGATTGACCGAGATGTAAAGCGCACTCATCCAGATATGCACTTTTTCTCAGGGGACTCTCAATTTGCTAAATCTAATCAG GATGCTTTGAAGAACATCCTGGTTGTATTTGCAAAGCTAAATCCCGGTATAAGATATGTTCAAGGGATGAATGAACTTTTGGCGCCACTGTACTATGTCTTCAAAAATGATCCTGATGAGGAATATGCG GTCAACCCCCAGTTTTACGCATTTAGGTGGATCACTCTCCTCTTGACCCAGGAGTTCAATTTTGCGGACAGCCTCCACATTTGGGACACACTTTTAAGTGACTCTGAAGGTCCTCAG GAAACCCTTCTCCGAGTATGTTGTGCAATGCTGATTCTCGTTCGGAGGCGCTTACTAGCAGGCGATTTTACCTCTAATCTCAAACTACTGCAGCACTATCCTCCCACAAACATTAGCCATCTGCTCTATGTTGCCAACAAGTTGCGTGTACAATTGTCAGGCTAA